The following nucleotide sequence is from Halapricum desulfuricans.
GAACCTCGCCGGCGCCGACGTCGCGACCGCGGCGGAGGTCAATGCGGAAGACCTCGCGCCCGGTGGCGACGCCGGTCGACTGACGATCTGGACCGAAAGCGCACTCGCGGAGGTGTCCGACCGATGAGCGTACGCGACGTCATCAAGCATCCACACGTCACCGAGAAGGCGATGGACAAGATGGACTTCCAGAACAAGCTGCTGTTCATCGCAGACATCGACGCGACAAAAGGCGAGATCGTCGAGGCGATCGAAACGCAGTTCGACGTCACGGTCGAGAACGTGACGACGATGGTGACGATGGACGGCGACAAGAAAGCCGA
It contains:
- a CDS encoding 50S ribosomal protein L23; amino-acid sequence: MSVRDVIKHPHVTEKAMDKMDFQNKLLFIADIDATKGEIVEAIETQFDVTVENVTTMVTMDGDKKAEVTLSEDDDAQEVASRIGVF